The following coding sequences lie in one Flavobacterium cyclinae genomic window:
- a CDS encoding alpha/beta fold hydrolase, whose translation MLKKEKKYTYFEAGEGTPIIILHGLMGGLSNFDGVANFFPPKGYKVVIPELPIYTQNILKTNVKAFSKFVKDFVVFKGFDKVILLGNSLGGHIGLYFTKMYPDLVKALVITGSSGLYESGMGESYPKRGDYEYIKKKAEDVFYDPAIATKEIVDEVFATVNDRIKLIKTLTIAKSAIRHNMAKDLPKMATPTCIIWGRNDKVTPPNVAEEFDKLLPNSELFWIEKCGHAAMMEHPDQFNEILYHWLQKNNI comes from the coding sequence ATGTTAAAAAAAGAAAAGAAATATACGTATTTTGAAGCAGGTGAAGGAACTCCTATTATCATTTTACATGGATTAATGGGAGGCTTAAGTAATTTTGACGGTGTTGCAAATTTTTTTCCACCAAAAGGTTACAAAGTTGTTATTCCTGAGTTGCCTATTTATACCCAAAACATATTAAAAACAAACGTTAAAGCATTTTCTAAATTTGTTAAAGATTTTGTTGTTTTTAAAGGATTTGACAAAGTGATTTTACTTGGAAATTCACTTGGAGGTCATATTGGATTGTATTTTACTAAAATGTATCCTGATTTAGTAAAAGCTTTAGTTATTACAGGAAGTTCAGGATTATATGAAAGTGGAATGGGCGAAAGTTATCCAAAACGAGGTGATTATGAATACATCAAAAAGAAAGCTGAAGATGTATTTTACGATCCTGCAATTGCCACGAAAGAAATTGTTGATGAAGTGTTTGCAACTGTTAACGACAGAATTAAATTAATTAAAACTTTAACAATTGCAAAGAGCGCTATACGTCATAACATGGCTAAAGATTTACCGAAAATGGCTACTCCAACTTGTATTATTTGGGGAAGAAATGACAAAGTAACTCCTCCAAATGTAGCCGAAGAATTTGATAAATTATTACCCAATTCAGAGTTGTTTTGGATAGAAAAATGCGGACATGCAGCCATGATGGAACATCCAGACCAATTTAATGAAATTTTATATCATTGGTTACAAAAGAATAACATATAA
- the mraZ gene encoding division/cell wall cluster transcriptional repressor MraZ — translation MKTLIGTYECKVDAKGRLMLPTSLKKQLGSLEDGFVLKRSVFQPCLELFPMAEWNKMMLKINKLNRFNKKNDDFIRRFTAGVKMIEIDATGRLLIPKDLVVFAQIEKDIVLNSAINIIEIWDKDKYENAIENAVGDFADLAEEVMGNFNDDEDGIS, via the coding sequence TTGAAAACATTAATCGGAACATACGAGTGTAAAGTAGATGCCAAAGGAAGGCTGATGCTACCTACGTCACTAAAGAAACAATTGGGTTCTTTAGAGGATGGTTTCGTGTTGAAGCGTTCTGTTTTTCAGCCTTGTTTGGAATTGTTTCCAATGGCGGAATGGAATAAAATGATGTTAAAAATCAATAAGTTAAATCGTTTCAATAAAAAGAATGACGATTTTATTAGAAGATTTACAGCGGGAGTTAAAATGATAGAGATTGATGCAACAGGGCGACTTTTAATTCCAAAAGATTTGGTAGTTTTTGCTCAAATTGAAAAAGATATTGTGTTGAATTCAGCAATCAATATTATCGAAATTTGGGATAAAGATAAATACGAAAATGCTATAGAAAATGCGGTAGGTGATTTCGCAGATTTGGCAGAAGAAGTAATGGGTAATTTTAATGACGACGAAGATGGAATATCATAA
- the rsmH gene encoding 16S rRNA (cytosine(1402)-N(4))-methyltransferase RsmH produces the protein MTTKMEYHNPVLLKETVDGLNIHPDGVYVDVTFGGGGHSREIISRLNENGKLFAFDQDLDALKNAIDDERFTLINENFRYIKRFLRFHGIKQVDGILADLGVSSHQFDVAERGFSTRFDAELDMRMNQKGDISAYHVVNEYEEQDIARVLFDYGELKNARAMANVIVTARKDKEIRNSDELKKVLAKFLPGHKSNKILAQIYQAIRIEVNQEMDVLKEFLEQSLEILKPGGRLSVISYHSLEDRLVKRYMRNGMFEGEPERDFFGNFKVPFKIIEKLIVPTEEEIAINNRARSAKLRVAEKI, from the coding sequence ATGACGACGAAGATGGAATATCATAATCCAGTATTGTTAAAAGAAACAGTTGATGGATTAAATATTCATCCTGATGGTGTGTATGTGGATGTTACTTTTGGTGGAGGTGGTCATTCAAGAGAAATCATAAGTCGACTAAATGAAAACGGGAAGTTGTTTGCCTTTGATCAAGATTTAGATGCTTTGAAAAATGCAATTGATGATGAGCGATTTACTTTAATCAATGAGAATTTTCGTTACATAAAAAGATTTTTACGTTTCCACGGAATCAAACAAGTAGATGGAATTTTGGCTGATTTAGGCGTTTCATCACACCAATTTGATGTAGCAGAGAGAGGTTTTTCAACTCGTTTTGATGCTGAATTGGATATGAGAATGAATCAAAAAGGCGATATCAGTGCATATCACGTGGTGAATGAATATGAAGAACAAGATATTGCAAGAGTTTTGTTTGATTACGGCGAATTAAAAAACGCAAGAGCTATGGCAAACGTAATCGTAACCGCTCGAAAAGATAAAGAAATTCGAAATTCAGACGAATTAAAAAAGGTGTTAGCAAAATTTTTACCTGGACATAAAAGCAATAAAATTTTAGCTCAAATATACCAAGCCATTCGTATAGAAGTCAATCAAGAAATGGATGTTTTGAAAGAGTTTTTAGAGCAATCACTTGAGATTCTAAAACCTGGAGGCCGACTGAGTGTAATCTCGTATCACTCATTAGAAGATAGACTGGTAAAACGTTACATGCGAAACGGCATGTTTGAAGGAGAGCCTGAAAGAGATTTCTTCGGAAATTTTAAAGTTCCTTTCAAAATTATTGAAAAATTAATTGTTCCTACAGAAGAGGAAATAGCAATAAACAACAGAGCACGAAGTGCAAAACTAAGAGTAGCAGAAAAAATATAG
- a CDS encoding FtsL-like putative cell division protein: protein MKNGIYSLLKAKFLISDDALKNWKFIVFLVILGMMAIANNHQYDAKNYRITELNNQVKELRSEFVDRRSELMKLKMESTVAKKMEVREIFPSEVPPVKIIVEKKETKKSFWDKLKIWQ from the coding sequence ATGAAAAACGGAATCTACAGTTTACTAAAAGCAAAATTTCTTATAAGTGATGACGCTCTTAAGAACTGGAAATTCATCGTTTTTTTAGTAATCTTAGGAATGATGGCCATTGCTAACAATCATCAATATGATGCCAAAAATTATCGAATTACAGAATTGAATAATCAAGTAAAAGAATTGCGTTCTGAGTTTGTAGATCGTCGTTCAGAGTTGATGAAATTAAAAATGGAATCTACGGTTGCTAAAAAAATGGAAGTTCGTGAAATATTTCCTTCTGAAGTACCACCAGTTAAGATAATTGTAGAAAAAAAAGAAACAAAAAAAAGTTTTTGGGATAAATTAAAAATATGGCAGTAG